A DNA window from Thermoplasmatales archaeon contains the following coding sequences:
- a CDS encoding CTP-dependent riboflavin kinase, whose amino-acid sequence MKGIVCSGKGEGKKYIAMDEYKKQIEEKFNFSPYEGTLNLELSKEIFDDLKNIEGINLRGFKKGNKFFGDVKSFPVEIDGRKCALLLPAMSKHSSVVEIVCGEKFRNGLRDGDDVFFFFEPFEKKGVDASFFALPHCGMEESRITIYYDSPFEEGRRDLFCEENREDAYLKRFIGRDAASMIFEGEGKEEYKKLFEWIKRKGYSIISPLRKIKYSCLNEWQIEIKIKRE is encoded by the coding sequence ATGAAGGGAATTGTGTGCAGCGGCAAGGGAGAAGGAAAAAAATATATAGCAATGGATGAGTATAAAAAGCAAATAGAGGAAAAATTTAATTTTTCTCCTTATGAAGGAACCCTTAACCTTGAGTTGAGTAAAGAAATTTTTGATGATTTAAAAAATATTGAAGGAATAAATCTTCGAGGATTTAAAAAAGGGAATAAATTTTTTGGAGATGTAAAGTCATTTCCTGTTGAAATTGATGGCAGGAAATGCGCCCTGCTTCTGCCCGCCATGAGCAAGCATAGTAGTGTTGTGGAGATTGTTTGCGGGGAAAAATTTAGAAATGGGCTGAGAGATGGGGATGATGTATTTTTCTTTTTTGAGCCTTTTGAAAAGAAGGGAGTTGATGCAAGTTTTTTTGCGCTCCCACATTGTGGTATGGAAGAATCAAGAATTACAATCTATTATGATTCACCTTTTGAAGAAGGAAGAAGAGATTTATTTTGTGAAGAAAATAGGGAGGATGCTTATTTAAAAAGATTTATAGGGAGAGATGCTGCTTCGATGATATTTGAAGGAGAGGGAAAGGAAGAATATAAGAAGCTTTTCGAATGGATTAAAAGGAAAGGTTATTCAATTATCTCCCCTCTCAGAAAAATAAAATATTCCTGCCTTAATGAATGGCAAATTGAAATAAAAATAAAGAGGGAATAA
- a CDS encoding methionine adenosyltransferase — MNIFIENLNSVPVKNQKVEIVERKGIGHPDSIADALAENVSRALCREYLQNFGYIMHHNTDECQIVGGQSQPKFGGGTIIEPVYILLVGRATSMVGNKRLPIRAIAVRSAHEYLEKNFPNLNADTDVMLDCKIWEGSQDLKSVYDPRKRLANDTSIGSGFAPLTETEKLTYQMERYINITLKKRFPEIGEDVKVMSCRTENRINITVAIAMVDRYIPNADHYISVKEEIAEELLDFSRKFTEKEVTLAINTADDYEKKIFYLTVTGLSMENGDDGSVGRGNRINGLITPNRPVSLEAAAGKNPVTHVGKLYNICSQRIADEIAKNYSVDEVYVRMVSQIGKPVTEPQAVSILIVGGKLDSGVEEIVKSNMEKMLNIYTEVLEGKINVF, encoded by the coding sequence ATGAACATATTCATTGAAAATCTCAATAGCGTGCCAGTAAAAAATCAAAAGGTAGAGATTGTCGAAAGGAAGGGAATAGGACATCCTGATTCAATAGCAGATGCCCTCGCAGAAAATGTTTCAAGAGCTCTCTGCAGAGAATACTTACAAAATTTTGGCTACATAATGCATCATAACACCGATGAATGCCAGATTGTCGGCGGGCAGAGCCAGCCAAAATTTGGAGGGGGGACGATAATAGAGCCAGTTTATATTTTGCTAGTTGGAAGAGCAACTTCAATGGTTGGGAATAAAAGGCTTCCGATAAGGGCAATTGCAGTTAGGTCCGCTCACGAATATCTTGAGAAAAATTTTCCAAATTTAAATGCAGATACAGATGTGATGCTTGACTGCAAGATATGGGAAGGAAGTCAGGATTTAAAAAGCGTTTATGACCCGCGCAAAAGGCTTGCAAATGATACTTCAATTGGCTCAGGTTTTGCTCCTTTAACTGAGACTGAAAAACTAACTTATCAGATGGAAAGGTATATAAATATAACATTGAAGAAAAGATTTCCAGAGATAGGGGAGGATGTAAAAGTTATGAGCTGTAGAACAGAAAATAGAATAAATATAACTGTTGCTATTGCAATGGTTGATCGCTACATTCCAAATGCGGATCATTATATAAGTGTAAAGGAAGAAATTGCTGAAGAACTTCTCGATTTTTCAAGAAAATTCACTGAAAAAGAAGTAACTCTTGCAATAAATACCGCAGATGACTATGAAAAGAAAATCTTTTATCTAACAGTAACTGGCTTATCAATGGAAAATGGAGATGATGGATCAGTAGGGAGAGGAAATAGAATAAATGGGCTTATAACGCCAAATCGCCCTGTATCGCTTGAGGCGGCTGCTGGTAAAAATCCAGTAACACATGTTGGCAAGCTTTATAACATATGCTCACAAAGAATAGCGGATGAAATTGCAAAGAATTATAGCGTGGATGAAGTTTATGTTAGAATGGTTTCCCAGATAGGCAAGCCAGTAACAGAGCCGCAGGCAGTGAGCATATTAATTGTTGGAGGAAAATTAGATTCTGGAGTAGAAGAAATAGTAAAAAGTAATATGGAAAAAATGCTTAATATATATACAGAGGTATTAGAAGGAAAAATAAATGTGTTTTAA
- a CDS encoding right-handed parallel beta-helix repeat-containing protein: MKKVIIIATFIILAPQACGDILYVGGEGNYKKIQDAIDNANFFDKIIVYPGVYEENITINKSIFLEGKDVIVSGGIFIFANNVNISGFIINNSILYGISVKGNRNTIKNCSLFSNSYGIKIEGEENFIENNKIFKNGFYGIYLYFFSKNNTITKNEIYESKVGIYIEKATDNLIIENVIRNNSAGMIIQGGENNLIRLNNFSGNLEGIHMCCYSKNNIIFENNFIGNSKHVYCYAEKNIWNLSNGNYWDNLSGEIFFIDEENIDYLPSKSPYEIGSSAYKIYIFYPEENSTLSGKIIIQGMVEKEGVVRIRIDNNDWENTTGNFLWYYLLDTKNLSDGKHEIYVEFEGDIISRTIYIKNKKSIPSFELILILMAFLFIFKNRKNYL; the protein is encoded by the coding sequence ATGAAAAAAGTTATAATAATTGCAACATTTATTATATTGGCTCCGCAAGCTTGCGGGGACATTCTTTATGTGGGTGGGGAAGGAAATTATAAAAAAATACAGGATGCAATAGATAATGCAAATTTTTTTGATAAAATAATAGTGTATCCTGGAGTTTATGAAGAAAATATAACAATAAACAAGTCAATTTTTCTTGAAGGAAAAGATGTAATTGTTAGTGGCGGAATTTTTATTTTTGCAAATAATGTAAATATTTCGGGTTTCATAATAAATAATTCAATTCTATACGGGATTTCGGTGAAAGGAAATAGAAATACTATAAAAAATTGCAGTTTATTTTCAAACTCTTACGGGATAAAAATAGAGGGAGAAGAAAATTTTATTGAAAATAACAAGATTTTCAAGAATGGTTTTTATGGTATATATCTGTATTTTTTCTCTAAAAATAATACAATAACAAAAAATGAGATATATGAAAGCAAGGTAGGGATTTACATAGAGAAAGCGACGGATAATCTTATAATTGAAAATGTAATAAGGAATAATTCAGCGGGCATGATAATTCAGGGAGGGGAGAATAATCTAATAAGACTTAATAATTTTTCTGGAAATCTTGAAGGAATTCATATGTGTTGCTATAGCAAAAACAATATAATCTTTGAAAATAATTTTATCGGGAATTCAAAGCATGTTTATTGCTACGCGGAAAAGAATATATGGAATTTAAGCAACGGCAATTACTGGGATAATTTGAGCGGGGAGATATTTTTTATAGACGAAGAAAATATTGATTATCTGCCTTCTAAATCTCCTTATGAAATAGGTAGCTCTGCCTACAAAATTTATATTTTTTATCCAGAAGAAAATTCAACCTTAAGCGGGAAGATAATTATTCAAGGAATGGTAGAAAAGGAGGGTGTGGTAAGAATAAGGATAGATAATAATGATTGGGAAAACACAACTGGAAATTTTCTATGGTATTATTTATTGGATACAAAAAATTTAAGCGATGGGAAGCACGAAATATATGTTGAATTTGAAGGAGATATTATAAGCAGAACTATATATATTAAAAATAAAAAATCAATTCCTTCCTTTGAATTAATTTTAATTCTAATGGCTTTTTTATTCATTTTTAAAAATAGAAAAAATTATTTATAA
- a CDS encoding 50S ribosome-binding GTPase, with protein MWKIGKILNAEQLMDKAFRRAKKKKGSEKIEEIRKTLNESLRRYVRDFPSFDNIHPFYYELIDLLVGINKMKKSLSSVEWARKKILLLSRDGIKKIRKGEDARKTVIDLYGRISSLLRQIDEDLKFLENARFKISKMPSVSTDIPTIIIAGYPNVGKSSILSILSKAKPEIAPYPFTTKGLVLGHFHINKDYEEKKIQIIEAPGMLDRPIEEKNEIEKQAIVALKHLPKAIIFVLDASMHCGYPLKNQLNLLEEVKKMFKVKIIVVENKVDLSGGKTDYIKISCKSGEGIEELKEKIKELV; from the coding sequence ATGTGGAAAATAGGAAAAATATTGAATGCAGAGCAACTAATGGACAAAGCTTTCAGAAGAGCGAAAAAGAAAAAAGGGTCGGAGAAAATTGAAGAAATAAGAAAAACATTGAATGAATCTCTTAGAAGATATGTTAGAGATTTTCCGAGTTTTGACAATATACATCCTTTTTATTATGAATTGATTGATTTACTTGTAGGGATAAATAAAATGAAAAAATCCCTTTCATCTGTTGAATGGGCAAGAAAAAAAATATTGCTTTTATCAAGAGATGGAATAAAAAAAATAAGGAAGGGGGAAGATGCGAGAAAAACTGTTATTGATTTATATGGAAGAATTTCATCTTTGCTAAGACAAATAGATGAAGATTTAAAATTTCTTGAAAACGCGAGATTTAAAATTTCCAAAATGCCATCAGTATCTACAGATATACCTACTATAATAATAGCGGGCTATCCTAATGTTGGAAAATCTTCGATTTTATCAATTCTTTCAAAAGCAAAACCAGAGATTGCTCCCTACCCATTTACAACAAAAGGTCTTGTTCTGGGACATTTCCACATTAATAAGGATTATGAAGAGAAGAAAATTCAGATTATTGAGGCGCCGGGCATGCTTGACCGCCCGATTGAAGAAAAAAATGAAATAGAGAAGCAGGCGATAGTTGCTCTTAAACATCTGCCAAAAGCAATAATTTTTGTTTTGGATGCATCAATGCACTGTGGGTATCCTTTAAAAAACCAACTTAATCTTCTCGAAGAAGTAAAAAAAATGTTCAAAGTAAAGATCATAGTTGTTGAAAATAAGGTTGATTTAAGCGGTGGAAAAACAGATTATATTAAAATTTCCTGCAAAAGTGGGGAAGGTATAGAAGAATTAAAGGAAAAAATAAAGGAATTAGTTTGA
- a CDS encoding glycosyltransferase, with product MRIAWFTDTWLPTRDGVVTSLLLFKREIEKMGHEIYIFAPGKENYEEDGVFYYKSKPFKKYANYRFVSLPSFFSKRTEKIIKRIKPNIIHSHSPGFMGIHALIASYKMQLPLFFTYHTFIDDSIYLVIKDKNFQNFAKKLLYQWLKYYMKRCSCIIAPSNYTARYINEKIIERSIEIIPTGIDIKRFSKGKNKKDNEKKIILHVGRIVREKNIDLIIEASPYILKKLDTTFLIVGEGPARKEYEEKVIKKGLEKNFVFTGFVDDEKLLNYYHLADVFVFPSIYETQGIVALEAMASGLPVVAARAKALPDFITDGENGYLFDPYDAKEFAEKVIKAIDNKKVVEKGLEFVKNFSIEKMADKLVGLYESKMQAEN from the coding sequence ATGAGAATTGCATGGTTTACAGATACATGGCTTCCTACAAGAGATGGAGTTGTTACTTCGTTGCTTTTATTTAAAAGAGAAATTGAAAAAATGGGGCATGAAATCTATATTTTTGCTCCAGGAAAAGAAAATTATGAAGAAGACGGCGTCTTTTATTATAAATCGAAGCCATTTAAAAAATATGCCAATTATAGATTTGTTTCACTGCCATCTTTTTTTTCAAAAAGAACTGAGAAAATAATAAAAAGAATAAAGCCAAACATAATTCATTCACACTCTCCTGGCTTTATGGGAATACATGCATTGATTGCATCATATAAAATGCAGCTTCCTCTCTTTTTTACATATCATACTTTTATCGATGATTCAATATATCTTGTTATAAAAGATAAAAATTTTCAGAATTTTGCAAAAAAACTTCTTTATCAATGGTTAAAATATTACATGAAAAGATGCTCGTGCATTATCGCTCCAAGCAACTATACAGCGAGATATATAAACGAAAAAATAATTGAAAGAAGCATAGAAATTATTCCAACTGGTATAGATATAAAAAGATTTTCAAAAGGAAAAAATAAGAAAGATAATGAAAAGAAGATAATCCTTCATGTTGGAAGAATAGTAAGGGAAAAAAATATTGATTTAATTATAGAAGCATCTCCATATATTCTAAAAAAATTAGATACAACTTTTTTAATTGTTGGGGAAGGACCAGCGAGAAAGGAATATGAAGAAAAAGTGATAAAAAAAGGATTAGAGAAAAATTTCGTATTCACAGGATTTGTAGATGATGAAAAATTGCTCAATTATTATCATTTAGCCGATGTTTTTGTTTTTCCTTCAATATATGAGACACAGGGTATTGTTGCTCTCGAAGCAATGGCTTCTGGCCTGCCTGTTGTGGCGGCGAGGGCGAAGGCGCTGCCTGATTTTATAACAGATGGGGAAAATGGTTATCTTTTTGATCCTTATGATGCGAAGGAATTTGCTGAAAAGGTAATTAAGGCAATAGATAATAAAAAAGTTGTTGAAAAAGGACTGGAATTTGTTAAAAATTTCAGCATAGAAAAAATGGCGGATAAGTTGGTTGGTTTATATGAAAGCAAAATGCAGGCTGAAAATTGA
- a CDS encoding GTPase, producing the protein MRKRVIIMGAAGRDFHNFNVFYRDNKDYEVVAFTAAQIPNIAGRKYPSQLAGKLYKEGIPIYEEEKLPELIKEYNVDEVVFSYTDISYKELMNKAAIVNSAGADFVLLSPKHTMLKSSKPVIAICAVRTGCGKSQFSRKIFEILSEKKKVVAVRHPMPYGDLVKQRCQRFASYEDLDRYECTIEEREEYEPYIDMHGIVYAGVDYEEILRNAEKEADIIIWDGGNNDFPFYKPDLHIVVADPHRAGHEISYYAGEINARMADYVIINKVDTANKKDVEKVRDNIKMINPKAKIIEAESPIKLEGKIEGKKALVIEDGPTITHGEMKYGAATIMARNLGLEIVDAKNYAVGSILETYKKYPHLEKVLPAMGYGKSQIEELEETINSSDCDFVLSATPIDLKRILNVNKKIVRVRYGVGEKAEKELRLILKKFMD; encoded by the coding sequence ATGAGAAAAAGGGTAATAATAATGGGCGCCGCCGGCAGGGATTTTCACAATTTTAATGTTTTTTATAGGGATAATAAAGATTATGAAGTTGTTGCATTTACCGCGGCGCAGATTCCAAACATAGCGGGAAGAAAATACCCCTCTCAACTTGCTGGAAAGCTTTATAAAGAGGGAATTCCGATATATGAAGAAGAAAAACTGCCAGAATTGATAAAGGAATATAATGTAGATGAAGTAGTTTTTTCATATACAGATATATCATATAAAGAATTGATGAATAAAGCAGCGATAGTAAATTCTGCGGGTGCGGACTTTGTTTTACTCAGCCCAAAGCACACAATGCTCAAATCAAGCAAGCCTGTAATTGCAATATGTGCGGTCAGAACTGGTTGTGGAAAATCACAGTTTTCAAGAAAAATTTTTGAGATTTTATCTGAAAAAAAGAAGGTTGTGGCTGTTCGTCATCCAATGCCATATGGTGATTTGGTAAAGCAGAGATGCCAGAGGTTTGCAAGTTATGAGGATTTAGATAGATATGAATGCACAATTGAGGAAAGGGAGGAATATGAGCCATACATAGATATGCATGGAATTGTTTATGCGGGTGTAGATTATGAAGAAATATTGAGAAATGCTGAAAAAGAAGCTGATATTATAATATGGGACGGAGGAAATAACGATTTTCCTTTCTACAAGCCAGATTTGCACATAGTTGTTGCAGACCCCCATAGGGCGGGCCATGAAATTTCATATTATGCAGGGGAAATAAATGCAAGAATGGCTGATTATGTTATAATAAATAAAGTAGATACTGCAAATAAGAAAGATGTGGAAAAAGTAAGAGATAATATAAAGATGATAAATCCTAAGGCGAAAATAATTGAGGCAGAATCACCCATAAAATTAGAAGGGAAAATTGAAGGAAAAAAAGCGCTTGTAATAGAAGATGGACCCACAATTACACATGGAGAAATGAAATATGGGGCAGCAACCATAATGGCTAGAAATTTAGGGCTTGAAATAGTTGATGCAAAAAATTATGCTGTTGGCTCAATATTGGAAACTTATAAAAAATATCCTCATCTGGAAAAAGTTTTACCGGCAATGGGTTATGGAAAAAGCCAGATAGAAGAACTTGAAGAAACAATAAATTCATCAGATTGTGATTTTGTTCTTTCCGCAACACCAATTGACCTAAAAAGAATTCTTAATGTAAATAAAAAAATAGTGCGGGTTAGATATGGAGTTGGAGAAAAAGCAGAAAAGGAGTTGAGATTAATACTAAAAAAATTTATGGATTAA
- a CDS encoding phosphopantothenate/pantothenate synthetase, translating to MIPKSHPRYKSLITRNLIAEGYEKGIVHITGLIAHGRGEAFDYLLGEKTQKFAHRAALASAAWLAVAKKPVISVNGNVAVLAGKEIVKLAKESGAIIEVNLFHRSEERIRKIIKLLEEEGGEKILGLEGDARISRLEHARAICSYEGIYSSDVVLVPLEDGDRCEALKKMGKVVLTIDLNPLSRTARNADVTIVDNITRAIPNIRRKYKKLEKPKEIIKEWDNKKNLQDALNLISRRLRYIYKS from the coding sequence ATGATTCCAAAGAGCCATCCTCGCTACAAGAGCCTGATTACAAGAAATCTGATTGCAGAAGGATATGAAAAAGGAATAGTCCATATTACTGGCTTAATTGCTCACGGGCGAGGGGAGGCATTTGACTATTTGCTCGGGGAAAAAACCCAAAAGTTTGCGCACCGCGCAGCGCTGGCCAGCGCCGCATGGCTTGCTGTAGCAAAAAAACCTGTTATATCTGTTAATGGAAATGTTGCTGTCCTTGCGGGAAAGGAAATTGTGAAACTTGCAAAGGAAAGCGGGGCAATTATAGAAGTTAATCTTTTTCACAGGAGCGAGGAGAGAATAAGAAAAATAATAAAGTTGCTTGAAGAAGAGGGAGGGGAAAAAATTTTGGGGCTCGAAGGAGATGCAAGAATTAGCAGACTTGAGCATGCAAGGGCTATATGCAGTTACGAAGGAATTTATAGCAGTGATGTTGTTCTTGTTCCTCTTGAAGATGGAGATAGATGTGAGGCGTTGAAGAAGATGGGAAAGGTTGTTCTTACCATTGATTTAAATCCTTTATCGAGGACTGCAAGAAATGCTGATGTAACAATTGTTGATAATATCACGAGAGCAATTCCAAATATAAGGAGAAAATATAAAAAGCTTGAGAAGCCGAAAGAAATAATAAAGGAGTGGGACAACAAGAAAAATCTTCAGGATGCTTTAAATTTAATATCCAGAAGATTAAGATATATTTATAAGAGCTAA
- a CDS encoding 30S ribosomal protein S3ae encodes MAEKKKKDKTWYWIVSPQMFGKARIVETPADKPENLYGRTVEVSMQELSGDFSKAHIKLIFKIKEVSGLEAYTDFVGHTTTTDYVKRIARRHRAKIDGVFDVTTKDGKRIRVKPSAYSLKRLQTSQKSAIRKIMKDVVETMAKTNTMDDFVKFMLDGEIAKQIYKLSKIVYPIKRVEIHKSELLEQLEVKLKEESEEEKIAEEIEPEETAELQEEKIEESN; translated from the coding sequence ATGGCAGAAAAAAAGAAAAAGGATAAGACATGGTATTGGATAGTTAGCCCTCAGATGTTTGGAAAGGCAAGAATTGTGGAAACACCAGCTGATAAGCCCGAAAATCTTTATGGGAGGACTGTGGAGGTTTCCATGCAGGAACTGAGTGGTGATTTTTCAAAAGCCCATATAAAATTGATTTTTAAAATAAAAGAAGTAAGCGGACTTGAAGCATACACCGATTTTGTAGGACATACAACAACTACAGATTATGTAAAGAGAATAGCAAGGAGGCACAGGGCAAAAATAGATGGAGTTTTCGATGTTACAACTAAAGACGGAAAGAGAATAAGAGTTAAACCATCAGCATATTCTCTAAAAAGACTTCAAACCTCACAAAAAAGCGCGATAAGAAAGATAATGAAAGATGTTGTTGAAACAATGGCAAAAACAAACACCATGGATGATTTTGTAAAATTTATGCTTGATGGAGAGATAGCGAAACAGATATACAAATTATCAAAAATAGTATATCCAATTAAGAGAGTTGAAATTCATAAATCCGAACTTCTTGAACAATTAGAAGTTAAATTAAAGGAGGAAAGTGAGGAGGAAAAGATTGCTGAGGAAATAGAGCCAGAAGAAACAGCAGAATTACAGGAAGAAAAAATAGAGGAATCAAACTAA
- a CDS encoding transglutaminase family protein, which produces MQWIWVVEMFREWKEKEYIPKKQMMKLFIRGSLSLSKVLIKNFFRLKNLRKGEVSYTPPKRVYDLPSYSSDMKFIKSDEKYLRPTLFCNPYSPEIIAMANKLGAFEKEPYEYANDVFEFVKRKVTLQIVPFWGVEETLRKGYGTCLHKISLFIALCRVAGIKARYKLYALSMIPQWYDTFISPDPLMVEWYDAMGNFLFHGEGEAYIDGKWIVGDVGPLPERQAATGIPITKFGEDSIGIWFEAIPGGIMKTESLPLGLATGMNLLLKVSPATVAKINNNVLALDEKGRKILQEIGEEEYDKRVRKTYKMPKVELEKKSLIFE; this is translated from the coding sequence TTGCAATGGATATGGGTGGTGGAGATGTTTAGAGAATGGAAGGAAAAGGAATATATACCGAAAAAACAGATGATGAAACTTTTTATAAGAGGTAGTTTATCTCTTAGCAAAGTTTTGATAAAAAATTTTTTCAGATTGAAGAATTTAAGGAAAGGTGAAGTAAGCTATACTCCTCCAAAAAGGGTGTATGATTTGCCTTCATACAGTTCAGATATGAAATTTATTAAATCAGATGAAAAATACCTTCGCCCAACTTTATTCTGCAATCCATATTCGCCAGAGATTATTGCAATGGCAAACAAGCTCGGAGCTTTTGAAAAAGAGCCATATGAGTATGCAAATGATGTTTTTGAATTTGTTAAAAGGAAAGTTACCCTTCAGATAGTTCCTTTCTGGGGGGTTGAGGAAACTTTAAGAAAAGGATATGGAACATGCCTCCATAAAATATCCCTTTTCATAGCACTCTGCAGGGTTGCTGGTATAAAAGCAAGATATAAGCTATATGCTCTTTCAATGATTCCTCAATGGTATGATACATTTATTTCTCCTGATCCTCTCATGGTGGAATGGTATGATGCAATGGGGAATTTCCTTTTCCATGGAGAAGGTGAAGCCTATATAGATGGTAAATGGATTGTTGGTGATGTTGGCCCGTTGCCAGAAAGGCAGGCGGCGACGGGCATACCCATAACAAAATTTGGAGAGGATTCAATTGGAATATGGTTTGAGGCAATTCCTGGAGGAATAATGAAAACAGAATCTTTGCCTCTTGGACTTGCAACAGGTATGAACCTATTGCTTAAAGTATCTCCAGCAACAGTTGCTAAAATAAACAACAATGTTCTTGCCCTCGATGAAAAGGGAAGGAAAATATTGCAGGAAATTGGCGAAGAAGAATATGATAAAAGGGTTAGAAAAACATATAAGATGCCGAAAGTAGAGCTGGAAAAGAAAAGCCTTATATTTGAGTGA